A single genomic interval of Oryzias latipes chromosome 3, ASM223467v1 harbors:
- the got2 gene encoding aspartate aminotransferase, mitochondrial, protein MALLKSNKVIFCLGNISPSLGVLSTRNSSWWGGVQMGPPDPILGVTEAFKRDTNPKKMNLGVGAYRDDQGKPFVLSCVRKAESLIAAKQLDKEYLAIGGLGEFTKACAQLALGADSEVLKSGRSITVQTISGTGSLRIGGNFLARFHAGPHDVYLPKPSWGNHTPIFRDAGMQLKAYRYYDPSTCGFDFNGALGDISKIPEKSVILLHACAHNPTGVDPRPEQWKEIAQVVKKRNLLPFFDMAYQGFASGDIDRDAWAVRYFIEQGHNIVLSQSFAKNMGLYGERVGGFTVVCSDAEEAKRVESQIKILIRPIYSNPPVNGARIASTILNTPELYSVWLKEVDSMAKRIITMREQLVEGLKKHGSSHNWQHVIDQIGMFCFTGLKPEQVERLTKEFSVYMTKDGRISMAGVTSGNVGYLAEAIHAVTK, encoded by the exons ATGGCTCTGCTGAAGTCTAACAAGGTTATCTTCTGCCTGGGGAATATTTCTCCATCTCTGGGAGTGTTGTCTACTCGCAATAG ctCATGGTGGGGTGGAGTGCAGATGGGGCCCCCTGATCCCATTCTCGGGGTGACAGAAGCCTTCAAGAGGGACACCAACCCGAAGAAGATGAACCTTGGAGTAGGAGCCTACAGGGATGACCAGGGAAAGCCCTTTGTGCTCAGCTGTGTTCGCAAG GCCGAATCTTTGATTGCAGCCAAACAGCTGGATAAGGAGTACCTTGCCATTGGGGGTCTGGGTGAATTCACCAAAGCCTGTGCCCAGCTGGCTCTTGGAGCAGACAGTGAGGTTTTAAAAAGCGGCAGG AGCATCACTGTTCAAACCATCTCAGGCACAGGATCTTTGCGCATAGGAGGCAACTTTTTG GCTAGATTCCACGCAGGTCCACATGACGTGTATCTGCCAAAGCCATCCTGGGGAAACCATACACCCATCTTCAGAGATGCTGGCATGCAACTCAAAGCATACCGCTACTATGACCCTTCCACCTGTGGCTTTGACTTCAACGGAGCTCTTGGGGATATTTCT AAAATCCCAGAGAAGAGTGTGATTCTGTTGCACGCATGCGCCCATAACCCCACCGGCGTGGACCCCAGGCCTGAGCAGTGGAAGGAGATTGCGCAAGTTGTGAAG AAGAGAAACCTGCTGCCATTCTTCGACATGGCCTACCAGGGCTTTGCAAGTGGCGACATTGATCGCGACGCCTGGGCTGTGCGGTACTTCATCGAACAGGGACACAACATCGTCCTGTCACAGTCCTTTGCCAAGAACATGGGACTCTATG GTGAGCGCGTGGGAGGCTTCACTGTAGTCTGCAGCGACGCAGAAGAAGCAAAGAGGGTGGAGTCCCAAATCAAGATTCTCATCAGACCCATTTACTCCAACCCACCAGTGAATGGGGCCAGAATCGCTTCCACGATTTTGAACACTCCAGAACTTTACTCAGTCTG GCTGAAGGAGGTGGATTCTATGGCCAAACGCATCATTACAATGAGGGAGCAGCTGGTGGAAGGTTTGAAAAAACACGGATCTTCTCACAATTGGCAGCACGTCATCGACCAGATTGGGATGTTCTGCTTCACAGGCCTAAAGCCTGAGcag GTTGAGAGGCTGACTAAGGAGTTTTCTGTGTACATGACCAAGGACGGTAGAATTTCCATGGCAGGCGTGACCTCTGGGAATGTGGGATACCTCGCAGAGGCAATCCACGCAGTCACCAAGTAG
- the LOC101167606 gene encoding calretinin yields the protein MATQAEQLPLLQLAELTAAQFIDIWKHFDTDGNGYIEGKELENFFTQLESARRGAGVDPSHASFKEKMREFMANFDKNSDGRIEMSELAQILPTEENFLLCFREFVGSSAEFMNAWRKYDTDRSGYIESNELKGFLSDLLKKANRIYDDKRLTEYTQTILRMFDLNGDGKLGLSEMARLLPVQENFLLKFQGIRLTVKEFDSLFTFYDKDGNGYIDEQELDALLKDLCDKNKMDVDATGLVDYKKSIMALSDGGKLYRTEMEIVLCRDSML from the exons atggcAACCCAGGCGGAGCAGCTGCCCCTGCTGCAGCTAGCGGAGCTCACCGCGGCGCAGTTCATCGACATCTGGAAGCACTTTGATACGGACG GGAATGGCTACATTGAAGGGAAAGAGCTGGAGAATTTCTTCACACAGCTGGAGTCTGCAAGACGAGGAGCCGGTGTG GATCCTTCACATGCATCCTTCAAGGAGAAGATGAGGGAGTTCATGGCCAACTTTGATAAGAACTCCGATGGAAGGATTGAAATGTCAGAG CTGGCTCAGATTCTGCCCACAGAAGAAAACTTCCTGCTGTGTTTCAGGGAGTTTGTTGGATCCAGTGCTGAATTCATGAAT GCCTGGAGAAAATATGACACTGACCGCAGTGGATATATCGAGTCAAATGAACTAAAG GGCTTTCTGTCCGACCTGCTGAAGAAGGCCAACAGGATCTACGATGACAAAAGACTCACTGAATATACACAAACCATT cTGAGGATGTTTGATCTTAATGGTGACGGAAAGCTGGGCCTTTCTGAAATGGCGAG GCTTTTGCCAGTTCAGGAGAATTTCCTGCTCAAATTTCag GGCATCAGACTTACCGTTAAGGAGTTCGATTCCCTTTTCACTTTCTATGATAAG GATGGCAACGGCTACATTGATGAGCAGGAGCTGGATGCCCTGCTGAAGGACCTCTGTGACAAGAACAAAATG GATGTGGACGCCACCGGCTTGGTGGATTACAAGAAGAGCATCATGGCTCTGTCTGATGGAGGGAAACTGTACCGCACTGAAATGGAGATCGTCCTCTGCAGGGACTCCATGCTGTGA
- the slc38a7 gene encoding putative sodium-coupled neutral amino acid transporter 7, with translation MAINTDVEDWGGTGSNDAGERAWLLQSPSVDSVQHPEMAERSRGVSTLGAVFIVVNAALGAGLLNFPAAFNMAGGVTAGVVLQMFMLIFIISGLVILGYCSLVSNEATYQEVVRATCGKVTGVLCEVAIAIYTFGTCIAFFIVIGDQLDRLIAAVEDKIDGKVSNHWYTDRKFTTVITAILVILPLSIPKEIGFQKYASTLSVIGTWYVTIVVILRYIWPDKKVTPAYIPTSSASWTAVFNAMPTICFGFQCHVSCVPVFNSMRKKEIKPWGFVVTLSMIICLFVYTGTGVCGYLTFGSSVNQDVLMSYPSDDIAVAFARAFIVICVITSYPILHFCGRAVVEGLWLRFQGEQVEVCVRREQRRRILQTLVWFVVTLVLALFIPDIGRVISLIGGLAACFIFVFPGLCLMQAKMSETESRSLSWHALVGFGVAMVTLGAFIFGLTTSNSIYQDVVN, from the exons ATGGCGATTAACACTGATGTGGAAGACTGGGGTGGTACCGGCAGCAATGATGCTGGAGAAAGGGCATGGCTCCTGCAGAGCCCCAGTGTGGACTCTGTCCAGCACCCGGAGATGGCTGAGAGGAGCAGGGGCGTTTCAACCCTGGGAGCCGTGTTCATTGTTGTGAATGCAGCTCTGGGCGCAGGTCTACTCAATTTTCCAGCTGCTTTCAACATGGCGGGAGGAGTCACTGCAGGAGTGGTGCTTCAGATG TTTATGCTGATCTTCATCATCAGTGGGCTTGTCATCCTGGGCTACTGCTCCCTC gtcaGTAATGAAGCCACCTACCAAGAGGTTGTCCGAGCCACGTGTGGAAAAGTCACCGGAGTCTTATGTGAGGTAGCCATCGCTATCTACACTTTTGGTACCTGCATCGCTTTCTTCATTGTCATCGGGGACCAGCTGGATCGCT TGATTGCTGCTGTAGAGGATAAAATAGATGGAAAAGTCAGTAACCACTGGTATACTGACCGCAAGTTTACCACCGTCATTACTGCGATCCTGGTCATTCTTCCTCTCTCCATCCCCAAAGAGATCGGCTTTCAGAAGTATGCAAG TACCTTGAGTGTAATTGGAACCTGGTACGTCACAATTGTGGTCATTTTGAGGTACATCTGGCCAGACAAAAAGGTGACTCCAGCTTATATTCCCACCAG tTCTGCTTCCTGGACGGCAGTTTTTAATGCAATGCCCACAATATGCTTCGGTTTCCAG TGTCACGTCAGCTGTGTGCCAGTGTTCAACAGCATGAGAAAGAAGGAGATTAAACCCTGGGGATTTGTCGTGACCCTCAGCATGATCATTTGCCTTTTTGTTTACACAGGAACAG GCGTTTGTGGCTACTTGACCTTTGGCTCCAGCGTGAATCAGGATGTGCTGATGTCGTACCCTTCAGATGACATCGCCGTGGCTTTTGCAAGAGCATTCATCGTCATCTGTGTGATCACCTCCTACCCCATTTTACACTTCTGtggcag GGCAGTCGTAGAAGGACTTTGGCTGCGTTTTCAAGGTGAACAGGTGGAGGTATGCGTGCGCCgcgagcagaggaggaggatccTGCAGACACTGGTGTGGTTTGTTGTCACCCTGGTCCTCGCCCTCTTCATCCCAGACATCGGCCGTGTCATCTCACTTATAGGAGGGCTGGCGGCCTGTTTCATCTTTGTGTTTCCAG GTTTGTGTTTGATGCAAGCAAAAATGTCAGAGACAGAGAGCCGATCTTTGAG CTGGCATGCTTTGGTAGGCTTTggtgttgccatggttaccCTTGGTGCGTTCATCTTTGGCCTCACAACCTCAAACTCCATCTATCAAGATGTCGTCAACTAG